One window from the genome of Prinia subflava isolate CZ2003 ecotype Zambia chromosome 2, Cam_Psub_1.2, whole genome shotgun sequence encodes:
- the HTR1E gene encoding 5-hydroxytryptamine receptor 1E, which produces MNFTNCTTEASVAAKPKTVTEKMLVTLTLATITTLTMLLNSAVIAAISTTKKLHQPANYLICSLAVTDLLVAVLVMPLSITYIMIDKWTLGYFICEIWLSVDMTCCTCSILHLCVIALDRYWAITDAIEYARKRTAKRAGLMIVTVWTISVFISMPPLFWRNHHSVSIPSECRIQHDHVIYTIYSTFGAFYIPLTLILILYYRIYHAAKSLYQKRGSSRHLSNRSTDSQNSFASCKLTQTFCVSDFSTSDPTTEFDKINASVRIPPFENDLDPAGDRQQISTTRERKAARILGLILGAFILSWLPFFIKELLVGLHICTVSAEVADFLTWLGYVNSLINPLLYTSFNEDFKLAFRKLIRCREHT; this is translated from the coding sequence ATGAATTTCACAAATTGCACCACTGAAGCCAGTGTGGCTGCAAAGCCAAAAACAGTAACTGAAAAGATGCTCGTTACCCTGACCTTGGCCACAATCACAACCTTGACTATGCTGCTGAATTCTGCTGTAATTGCAGCAATCTCCACAACCAAGAAGCTCCACCAGCCAGCAAATTATCTCATATGTTCACTGGCTGTGACAGATCTCCTCGTCGCTGTTCTCGTCATGCCCTTGAGCATCACTTACATAATGATAGATAAATGGACTTTGGGGTACTTCATCTGTGAGATCTGGCTTAGCGTCGACATGACCTGTTGCACGTGTTCCATCCTTCATCTGTGTGTCATTGCACTGGACAGGTACTGGGCCATCACGGACGCTATCGAATACGCCAGGAAGAGAACGGCAAAAAGGGCTGGGCTGATGATAGTCACCGTGTGGACCATCTCCGTTTTCATATCCATGCCCCCCTTGTTCTGGAGAAACCACCACAGCGTCAGTATTCCCAGTGAGTGTCGCATTCAGCACGACCACGTCATCTACACGATTTATTCCACATTTGGGGCATTTTACATCCCCTTGACTTTGATCCTGATCCTGTACTACAGAATTTACCACGCTGCAAAGAGCCTTTACCAAAAGCGGGGTTCGAGCCGCCACCTCAGCAACAGGAGCACCGACAGCCAGAactcttttgccagctgcaaGCTCACACAGACGTTCTGCGTCTCGGACTTCTCCACATCTGACCCAACCACAGAGTTTGATAAAATCAACGCATCCGTGAGGATCCCTCCTTTTGAGAATGACTTGGACCCGGCTGGCGACCGGCAGCAGATCTCCACGACACGAGAACGAAAGGCTGCACGCATTTTGGGGCTGATTTTAGGTGCTTTCATTTTGTCCTGGTTGCCCTTTTTCATCAAGGAACTGCTTGTGGGCCTCCACATTTGCACTGTCTCTGCAGAAGTAGCAGACTTCTTGACCTGGCTTGGGTATGTCAACTCGCTCATCAACCCTTTGCTGTACACGAGCTTTAACGAGGATTTCAAACTGGCCTTTAGAAAGCTCATCAGGTGTCGAGAGCACACTTAA